The Podospora bellae-mahoneyi strain CBS 112042 chromosome 7, whole genome shotgun sequence genomic sequence TTGATTCGGGCAACCCGTTTGTCGCCGGGCCATCACTGCCACCTTTGCCAGGCGAGGGACTCGacggaagaaggaaaagagagatGATATGCGGAGTCAAACGACAGTCATTTTGGATTATCCTTGCGACTGGGATATCTCTCGCCGTGATAGCGATAGCAGCCGGTGTTGGTGTAGGAGTCTCGTTGGGAAACAAGAACTCCAAGGAAGCGTAAGttttctcctccatcctcgtTTTGTGCTGCATCAAATTAATCTTTCGTAGACAaccgccaacaccatcacaatctacctcaccatcaacacccgTTCGAACCCTCCCAGTACCCCTTTTCAACGCCTCCACCGTCACGAACCCCGAGTCTACCAACAAGAGCGAGCTGATACCCGCCGACATATCGTGCCCTGTTCAGAACCTCACTCTCTATTCTTCGCCTATGACCCCGTCAAATGATCGGAAATTTCTACTGTTTTGTGGGAGGGATTACAATGTTGGTAATGGGGCGACGGATATGTATGATGTGAGAGTTGATACCATGGCGGAGTGTATAGATTCGTGTGCCAAACAGAAAGGGTGCGTCGGTTCCGGATGGGGGGAGCAGGGGGGGAAACATGTCTGCTATCTGAAGAGTCGGTTGGGGGAGCCGAATTTGGCGGGACATTGGATGTTTGCGGTGGAGGATACGGAGTTtaatgggggaggggactTACCTTTGCCTGGTGGGACATAAGAAGATGCGATCTTTTCTATTTTGTTATTTTTCTGGATACCTCGGGAGATGGGGCGTTTGAGTGGTTTCAGGGATGAAGGAAAACAAGGCTCGAGGGAGGTCGTGGTGTCTAGTGTTTACTCTCTTGCGGGTTGCCTGTGGTCAAATGGATTGGATCGATGGGTGATGGGGTATGTTCAGGATACTATGACATATGAATTGATACCTTTCAAACATCTTCTTGTATACTGTTAGGGGTGGTGACAGATAGTAAACCGAGGTGGTCAGGATTGTGGAGTTCTAGGCccgtcaccaacaccgacgTCATAGGGCATTTTGATAGGACATCAAAAGTCTAGACTCAGCAACGCCGTCCCAACTGTCACACCGCCCAGAATCCATTGGCAAGCTCATGCAACGATACGACCCCGTATTTGGTTCCTTGGAAGCATCCATTGGACAAGCTCCATCCAAAATCAAACACGCTGTCTCGTCGCGCAAGTGGAGGGGCAGCTCCTGAAGCAAAGCAGCAAGAGTGGAGTGCGGGGTTCCCGTGGTTGGCTTGCTCAACTTGCTCCAGGCAGGCGACACACTCCGCTGCGATCCATCACTGCCGTCCTCGACTTGACACTCATCCAGAGCTTCCGGTTGACTTTGAATCTTTCCCatttccctctcctctccgACTTGATTGTCCTACACGCTCTCTCTCCATTAACCGCACATATCACCCCGCGAACAGCCAACATGGCAACCACCGAACTCGACCGCGACCCCTCCaaagccatcaccgccatccgcGACGCCCGCCCTCCCGCCACCGACCGCTTCACCTATCTCACCATCGTCGAGTCGAACCTCTCCCCAGAGGtcctcccaaccctcaacGAAGTCCTTCAAGATGCTGGTCTCACGCAAGAAATCGGCTGGGACCTGGTATACAACCTCGTCTCCCTCCCCGGCTCGTCATCATGCCTCGAGACGATCGCGCGCCTTGGCAACCCCCGAGAGGTCATCCTCAAGGTTCTCGAAACACTCGAACTCTTaggcgaagaggagggctACGAAGCAGATGATGAAGCTGAAACCacaaaggagaagaaggagggcgaTGTGACGAAAACAGAGAAATTCATCACCCTAATGGGGATGCTGGCGATCCTACACGG encodes the following:
- a CDS encoding hypothetical protein (EggNog:ENOG503PG1Z) → MDSPRPPLDPRDELLQGHGIELAERPQFTEHDTQPGLEVATHSTLEVAPGTGPVPIGSPGTGFEDLKAWEKVGNLSLGYGKVFDSTNSPPPPPIPNYGFGGPPPIPGTEMVTPGMHRPSRPGTAYSSTTSRGGPNGRGQGSVDSGNPFVAGPSLPPLPGEGLDGRRKREMICGVKRQSFWIILATGISLAVIAIAAGVGVGVSLGNKNSKEAQPPTPSQSTSPSTPVRTLPVPLFNASTVTNPESTNKSELIPADISCPVQNLTLYSSPMTPSNDRKFLLFCGRDYNVGNGATDMYDVRVDTMAECIDSCAKQKGCVGSGWGEQGGKHVCYLKSRLGEPNLAGHWMFAVEDTEFNGGGDLPLPGGT